The nucleotide window CGGTGTATACCAACACCGGCAAAGTCGATCTGTTCTCCGCACAAGACACCCTGACCGGCCCGCGCTACGTGAAAAGCCTGTCTACCGTCACCATCTGCATATTGGATGAAGATGCCCCATAACACGAAGACGCCGGCCCGGTGAGGTTCTCACTGAGCCGGCGTTCTTTCGGGAGAGGAGGTATTCGGCGCGTAAGACTCCTTTGGGGGACGTGCGTTTGATTGATAATTCCGTTGTGAAAGAGGATGGAGATATTTCTTCAGGCCGTCCCCATCCCCATCCATCAATCCAAATCCTAGAATTCAGCTACCACCGGTTTCTTTCCTGTTAAGTCAAACAGAATTCCCGAACCGTGATCGACGCTGAAGACGGTGAAGTCGGGATTGTCGGCTTCTCCATAGATTGAGCGCACCAGCGCGTTGTCGGTGATAATGCGTTTCTTTATCTCCATATCATCATCCAGATTGGCTTTGCCTTTGATACGAAGGGTTCTCATGTCTTTGGACGTGCAGGAAAACTCAAGGCGTGGATCGGACTGGAGTTGCGCGTAGACTTCTTTGGATTTCGCGCTGCAGAACCACAGGCGTCCATCGTCTTCGAATTGATATTGGAAGGGGCGAACGCGTGCTTCGCCTTTGTCCGAAGTTGCCAGGAATACGATGGGGTTTTCCGCGAGAAATGTGAGCAGTTCATTCATGGTGTTCTCCTTGGTTATGGTTTTAGTTCGATATCGAACTAATTTTTCA belongs to Desulfovibrio inopinatus DSM 10711 and includes:
- a CDS encoding pyridoxamine 5'-phosphate oxidase family protein: MNELLTFLAENPIVFLATSDKGEARVRPFQYQFEDDGRLWFCSAKSKEVYAQLQSDPRLEFSCTSKDMRTLRIKGKANLDDDMEIKKRIITDNALVRSIYGEADNPDFTVFSVDHGSGILFDLTGKKPVVAEF